In Amycolatopsis sp. EV170708-02-1, the following are encoded in one genomic region:
- a CDS encoding DM13 domain-containing protein, whose protein sequence is MATGALISHEHATTGDVRILRAADGSLVLRLENLDTSNGPDLRVWLTDAPVIPGKAGWSVFDDGAYVSAGKLKGNKGSQNYTLPAGTDLARYSSVTIWCDRFNVSFGAAELAKTL, encoded by the coding sequence GTGGCGACCGGCGCGCTGATCAGCCACGAGCACGCGACCACCGGCGACGTCCGGATCCTGCGCGCGGCCGACGGATCCCTGGTGCTGCGCCTCGAGAACCTCGACACGAGCAACGGCCCGGATCTGCGGGTCTGGCTCACCGACGCGCCGGTCATTCCCGGCAAGGCCGGCTGGTCCGTGTTCGACGACGGCGCGTACGTGAGCGCCGGAAAACTCAAGGGCAACAAGGGAAGCCAGAACTACACCCTGCCCGCGGGCACCGATCTCGCGCGCTATTCGAGCGTGACGATCTGGTGCGATCGGTTCAACGTCTCCTTCGGCGCGGCCGAGCTGGCCAAGACTCTTTAG
- a CDS encoding alpha/beta fold hydrolase, producing MVRSPIGEILDVNGVAVHVRQDGAGPPMVLLHGYCGSVHWFDRLTLGLSAAHHVIRVDLLGHGCTGGSSGLDAVSQARMVAGVLDALGVEDVLVAGHSFGADVALALAGITPRVRSVVLIGQAPDYGYASFPPGSAVLLPMVSALVRLVAHRPWVRFASRFRRSDWFGDPLQDLADHAVTSPAMARVVLMERARLLAFRPLDAQVAALGLPCLVILGRRDRFYDCDKTFARYSAVGARVEVVEGAGHSPFLERPGEVARLLREFRAS from the coding sequence GTGGTTCGTTCCCCCATCGGCGAAATCCTCGACGTGAACGGTGTCGCCGTCCATGTGCGCCAGGACGGCGCCGGGCCGCCGATGGTGCTGCTGCACGGGTATTGCGGCTCGGTGCACTGGTTCGACCGGCTTACCCTCGGCCTGTCCGCGGCGCATCACGTGATCCGCGTGGATCTGCTGGGGCACGGCTGCACCGGTGGTTCTTCCGGGCTCGACGCGGTGTCGCAGGCGCGCATGGTGGCCGGCGTCCTCGATGCGCTGGGCGTCGAGGATGTCCTGGTCGCCGGTCATTCCTTCGGCGCGGATGTCGCGTTGGCGCTGGCCGGGATCACGCCACGGGTGCGGTCCGTGGTGCTGATCGGGCAGGCGCCGGACTACGGCTACGCGTCCTTTCCGCCGGGCAGCGCGGTTTTGCTGCCGATGGTCAGCGCGCTCGTGCGGCTCGTGGCCCACCGCCCGTGGGTGCGGTTCGCTTCACGGTTCCGGCGTTCGGACTGGTTCGGCGATCCCTTGCAGGACCTTGCCGATCACGCCGTTACTTCGCCCGCGATGGCGCGAGTGGTGCTCATGGAACGCGCGCGACTGCTCGCGTTTCGTCCTCTCGACGCGCAAGTGGCGGCGTTGGGGTTGCCGTGCCTGGTGATTCTCGGGCGGCGGGATCGTTTTTACGACTGTGACAAGACTTTCGCGCGTTATTCGGCGGTCGGGGCGCGCGTGGAGGTCGTGGAAGGTGCCGGGCACTCGCCGTTCTTGGAGCGGCCGGGCGAGGTCGCGCGGTTGCTTCGGGAGTTCAGGGCCTCGTGA
- a CDS encoding chitinase: MRRSRSLAFLAVLVLTFTGLITGGGTANAANLLLNPGFEAGSTSGWSCAAGSAVRTPVRSGGYAVSVTPGSTIGKCAQTVSVLPNTTYAVSAWVNGNPVYLGVTGGPSTWTAATSYTRLSLSFTTSATQTTAEVYVHGWYGSGTFYADDISLDGPGGGTPGAPPTPGNPAVGTVTNSSIALSWGASAGTVTGYRVYEGGTVVATVTGTSATISGLTACSSHNYSVAAYNSAGESPKTTEAGATTSGCVDTGLPKHALIGYLHASFANGSGYTRMADVPAAWDIINLAFGEPTSVTSGDIRFTRCPVAECPTVESDADFIAAIRAKQAQGKKVLISIGGQNGQVQLTTTAARDAFVSSVSAIIDRYGLNGLDIDFEGHSLYLNSGDNDFRNPTTPVIVNLISALKTLKARYGAGFVLTMAPETFFVQTGYQYYGGLGGADNRTGSYLPVIHAMRDALTVLHVQDYNSGPVMGLDNQYHFMGGAEFHIAMTDMIKAGFTVSSTGFRFPGLREDQIAFGLPAAVSAGNGHTAPAAVHSALNCLVKNSGCGSYSLRGGASPALRGLMTWSINWDRYYGWEFQNAHEPFLNALP; this comes from the coding sequence ATGAGGCGTTCCAGATCCTTGGCATTTCTGGCCGTTTTGGTGCTCACCTTCACCGGCCTGATCACCGGCGGTGGCACCGCGAACGCGGCCAACCTGCTCCTCAATCCCGGTTTCGAGGCGGGTTCGACCTCCGGCTGGTCCTGTGCGGCGGGCTCGGCCGTGCGCACACCGGTCCGTTCGGGCGGTTACGCCGTTTCGGTCACGCCCGGCTCGACGATCGGCAAATGCGCACAGACGGTATCCGTCCTGCCGAACACGACCTACGCGGTTTCGGCCTGGGTGAACGGGAATCCGGTGTACCTCGGCGTCACGGGCGGACCGTCGACCTGGACCGCGGCGACCTCCTACACCCGGCTTTCGCTCTCGTTCACGACGTCGGCCACCCAGACGACGGCCGAGGTGTACGTGCACGGGTGGTACGGGTCGGGCACCTTCTACGCGGACGACATCAGCCTCGACGGACCCGGCGGTGGCACCCCCGGCGCGCCGCCGACCCCGGGCAACCCGGCCGTGGGCACAGTGACGAACTCGTCGATCGCGCTCTCGTGGGGCGCCTCGGCGGGCACGGTGACCGGCTACCGCGTGTACGAGGGCGGGACCGTGGTCGCGACGGTGACCGGGACTTCGGCGACGATCTCGGGACTGACGGCGTGTTCGTCGCACAACTACTCGGTGGCCGCGTACAACAGCGCGGGCGAATCGCCGAAGACCACCGAGGCGGGCGCCACGACCTCCGGCTGCGTCGACACCGGCCTGCCGAAACACGCGCTGATCGGCTACCTGCACGCGAGTTTCGCCAACGGCTCCGGCTACACGCGGATGGCCGACGTCCCGGCGGCGTGGGACATCATCAACCTGGCCTTCGGTGAACCGACTTCGGTGACCTCCGGCGACATCCGCTTCACGCGGTGCCCGGTCGCGGAATGCCCGACGGTGGAAAGCGACGCGGATTTCATCGCCGCGATCCGTGCGAAACAGGCGCAGGGCAAGAAGGTCCTGATCTCCATCGGTGGCCAGAACGGTCAGGTCCAGCTGACCACGACCGCCGCGCGCGACGCCTTCGTCAGCTCGGTGTCCGCGATCATCGACCGGTACGGGCTGAACGGGCTCGACATCGACTTCGAGGGACACTCGCTGTACCTCAACTCCGGCGACAACGACTTCCGCAACCCGACCACACCGGTGATCGTCAATCTCATTTCGGCGTTGAAGACGCTGAAAGCCCGCTATGGCGCGGGTTTCGTGCTGACGATGGCGCCGGAGACGTTCTTCGTGCAGACCGGATACCAGTACTACGGCGGCCTCGGCGGCGCCGACAACCGGACGGGGTCGTACCTGCCGGTGATCCACGCCATGCGGGACGCGCTGACCGTGCTGCACGTCCAGGACTACAACTCCGGACCGGTGATGGGTCTGGACAACCAGTACCACTTCATGGGCGGCGCGGAGTTCCACATCGCGATGACCGACATGATCAAGGCGGGTTTCACGGTGTCCTCGACCGGGTTCCGGTTCCCGGGGCTGCGTGAGGACCAGATCGCGTTCGGCCTGCCCGCCGCGGTGAGCGCGGGCAACGGGCACACCGCGCCGGCGGCGGTGCATTCGGCACTGAACTGCCTGGTGAAGAACTCCGGGTGTGGGTCGTACTCGTTGCGCGGCGGTGCTTCGCCCGCGCTGCGGGGGCTGATGACGTGGTCGATCAACTGGGATCGGTACTACGGGTGGGAGTTCCAGAACGCCCACGAGCCGTTCCTGAACGCTCTGCCCTGA
- a CDS encoding TetR/AcrR family transcriptional regulator has translation MDSSAEEHQVQRDQEIARTRILETAARLIGEAGFARLKIGMICARTGYPSGVVYQLFGSKETLVQRLVEFAAEKFADVFSAAVATRTGGLTPSPMDMLRALLDIFFELLTDMPPLNRAFVVLWTDATVGDPAVRSAMTEADRRYRFAIAQTVAAGLADGSITGVRDPDAYAAALVGQLRGIAVASIIDPGGIDLRAVRAEMEYAVDRLA, from the coding sequence GTGGACTCGTCTGCGGAGGAGCACCAGGTCCAGCGTGACCAGGAGATCGCACGGACACGGATTCTCGAAACCGCCGCCCGCCTGATCGGCGAGGCAGGCTTCGCCCGGCTCAAGATCGGCATGATCTGCGCCAGGACCGGCTATCCCAGCGGCGTCGTCTACCAGTTGTTCGGGTCGAAGGAGACGCTGGTGCAGCGGCTCGTCGAGTTCGCCGCGGAGAAGTTCGCCGACGTCTTCAGCGCCGCGGTCGCCACGCGGACCGGCGGGCTGACGCCCAGCCCGATGGACATGCTGCGCGCCCTGCTGGACATCTTCTTCGAGCTGCTCACCGACATGCCGCCGCTGAACCGGGCGTTCGTGGTGCTCTGGACGGACGCGACCGTCGGCGATCCGGCGGTGCGGTCGGCGATGACCGAGGCCGACCGCCGGTACCGGTTCGCCATCGCGCAGACCGTCGCCGCCGGGCTCGCGGACGGGTCCATCACCGGCGTCCGCGACCCGGACGCCTACGCGGCCGCGCTGGTGGGGCAGCTGCGGGGGATCGCCGTGGCCTCGATCATCGACCCCGGCGGGATCGATCTGCGCGCCGTCCGCGCGGAGATGGAGTACGCCGTGGACCGGCTCGCCTAA
- a CDS encoding medium chain dehydrogenase/reductase family protein, whose translation MSTLTEVVLPGKVEPEGLELRERPLPEPGPGQVVIAMEATGVSFAEQQMRRGKYYDQPPFPFVPGYDLVGTVLTTGDGVGSALAGRRVAALTKVGSWASHVLLDAADVVPVPDGLGAEEAETAVVNGITAWQMLHRKARVRAGQTILVHGANGGVGSLLVQLAAHAGVQVLGTASKRHHEALRRKGVMPIDYRTEDISARVRELAPEGVDAVFDHVGGASVPASWKLLARGGTLVSYGSAATRDDEGSKRLPVLKILARVLLWNSLPNSRNAYFFNVWAGRSFAKNRFRARLREDLTQVFTALENGTITAQVAARLPLSRAAEAMRLAESGTIAGKVVLTP comes from the coding sequence ATGAGCACGCTGACCGAAGTGGTCCTGCCGGGCAAGGTCGAGCCGGAAGGCCTGGAGCTGCGGGAACGCCCGCTCCCCGAACCCGGCCCCGGCCAGGTCGTGATCGCGATGGAGGCGACCGGCGTCTCGTTCGCCGAGCAGCAGATGCGCCGTGGCAAGTACTACGACCAGCCGCCCTTCCCCTTCGTCCCCGGCTACGACCTGGTCGGCACCGTGCTGACCACCGGCGACGGGGTCGGCAGCGCCCTCGCCGGCCGCCGGGTCGCCGCGCTGACGAAGGTCGGGAGCTGGGCCAGCCACGTGCTCCTCGACGCCGCCGACGTCGTGCCCGTCCCGGACGGCCTCGGCGCGGAAGAGGCCGAGACCGCGGTGGTCAACGGCATCACCGCCTGGCAGATGCTGCACCGCAAGGCCCGGGTGCGCGCCGGGCAGACGATCCTGGTCCACGGCGCGAACGGCGGCGTCGGCTCGCTGCTGGTCCAGCTCGCCGCGCACGCGGGCGTGCAGGTGCTCGGCACGGCGTCGAAGCGGCACCACGAAGCGTTGCGGCGCAAGGGAGTCATGCCGATCGACTACCGGACCGAAGACATCTCCGCACGTGTCCGCGAGCTCGCGCCCGAGGGGGTCGACGCCGTCTTCGACCACGTCGGCGGCGCCAGCGTGCCCGCTTCGTGGAAGCTGCTCGCCCGCGGCGGCACCCTCGTCTCCTACGGCAGTGCCGCGACGCGCGACGACGAGGGCTCCAAGCGGTTGCCCGTGCTCAAGATCCTCGCTCGCGTGCTGCTTTGGAACAGCTTGCCCAACAGCCGCAACGCGTACTTCTTCAATGTCTGGGCCGGACGATCCTTCGCGAAGAACCGGTTCCGCGCGCGCCTGCGCGAGGACCTCACCCAGGTTTTCACGGCGCTCGAGAACGGCACGATCACGGCCCAGGTCGCGGCGCGGCTGCCGCTGAGCCGGGCCGCGGAAGCGATGCGGCTGGCCGAGTCCGGCACGATCGCGGGCAAGGTGGTGCTCACGCCGTAA
- a CDS encoding sigma-70 family RNA polymerase sigma factor, with protein MTVSEAVRPTYVPRPGEPDGALIRAAISGDRRAVESLLALLRPIVFRYCAGRLGGTIRGVSNAEDCAQEVLMAVLVALPRYSYQDNSFLPYVFGIASHKVADVRRSLARDPSAPVPDPEPDQDGPWNPTFEEVERADRRRRLSRLFEVLSAKQRDVLVLRVIHGYSAEETAGALGMASAGAVRVTQHRALNELRRVLREDPDFAGGFTFF; from the coding sequence ATGACCGTGTCCGAAGCGGTGCGCCCGACCTACGTGCCCCGCCCGGGCGAGCCGGACGGCGCACTGATCCGCGCGGCGATCAGTGGCGACCGGCGCGCGGTCGAGAGCCTGCTGGCCCTCCTCCGGCCGATCGTGTTCCGGTACTGCGCCGGCCGGCTGGGCGGGACGATCCGCGGCGTCTCCAACGCCGAGGACTGCGCGCAGGAAGTCCTGATGGCCGTCCTCGTCGCCTTGCCGCGCTACAGCTACCAGGACAACAGCTTCCTGCCGTACGTCTTCGGGATCGCCTCGCACAAGGTCGCCGACGTCCGCCGCAGCCTCGCCCGCGACCCGTCCGCGCCGGTGCCCGATCCGGAGCCCGACCAAGACGGACCGTGGAACCCGACGTTCGAGGAGGTCGAGAGGGCCGATCGCCGCCGCCGGTTGTCGCGGCTGTTCGAGGTCCTTTCGGCGAAGCAGCGCGATGTGCTGGTGCTGCGCGTGATCCACGGGTACAGCGCCGAGGAGACCGCCGGCGCGCTCGGGATGGCGAGCGCGGGCGCGGTCCGCGTCACCCAGCACCGGGCCCTCAACGAACTGCGCCGCGTGCTGCGCGAGGATCCCGATTTCGCCGGCGGGTTCACCTTCTTCTAG
- a CDS encoding RpiB/LacA/LacB family sugar-phosphate isomerase produces MRIAFAADDRNATTDAVQAYLAEAGHEVLRPAASDVWPELGAAVGRAVADGEADFGVVMCWTGTGTAIAANKVPGVRAALAWDTWIAAGARKWNDANVLALSLKRLAPDVAVEITDVFLSGVVPDPDESANIARLGEMDEFRR; encoded by the coding sequence ATGAGGATCGCCTTCGCCGCCGACGACCGGAACGCCACCACGGACGCCGTCCAGGCCTATCTCGCCGAGGCGGGCCACGAGGTGCTCCGGCCCGCGGCGTCGGACGTCTGGCCGGAACTCGGCGCGGCGGTGGGCAGGGCGGTCGCGGACGGCGAGGCCGATTTCGGCGTGGTGATGTGCTGGACCGGGACGGGCACGGCCATCGCGGCCAACAAGGTGCCAGGAGTCCGCGCCGCGCTGGCCTGGGACACCTGGATCGCCGCGGGCGCGCGCAAGTGGAACGACGCGAACGTGCTGGCACTGAGCCTCAAGCGGCTCGCTCCCGACGTGGCCGTCGAAATCACCGACGTGTTCCTTTCCGGGGTCGTGCCCGACCCCGATGAATCGGCCAATATCGCCCGCCTCGGCGAAATGGACGAATTCCGCCGCTGA
- a CDS encoding GAF domain-containing protein, producing MTAVRRVNAASDAKAPRILDAVAGIAHDLSLSDILRRMVESACELTGAPFGALSVLDSDEFIRFGDAWERPPSGDDARVVPIRMRGRIFGMLYLAPKPDGEEFTESENDLLVALTAAAGVVIENAALFDQVQRRERWLEASYHVTGALLTDQDLTATLRLIAERARVVAGGTAGAVARPRGDGHLVFEIVEPPGPDSDRLAGIAVPAEGTATGLAFTTGKPVVVRDYGEKVVEYQGGRGAVMPAAIKDLDSTVAVPLIVGEEKLGVLLVAKFRDRTPFSAYDVQLAETFAAHAALAVEFARAQQDRQRLAVFEDRDRIARDLHDLVIQRLFAIGLGLEGLSRLASEPAVADRVTGFAHEIDRTIREIRNSIFSLQEPAEAQGSLRSELLRVALDAGCASEPRVGFDGPLDSTVPDTVRTDLIATLREALSNVVRHAAATTVSVDVAVDRDGRWLELSVVDDGVGMPAEPGHRSGVTNLAERAARWNGTFRVAARPEGGTRLDWSVELPARQGSVG from the coding sequence TCTGGACGCGGTGGCGGGGATCGCCCACGATCTCAGCCTGTCCGACATCCTGCGGCGGATGGTCGAATCCGCCTGCGAGCTCACCGGTGCGCCGTTCGGCGCGCTCAGCGTGCTCGATTCGGACGAGTTCATCCGCTTCGGCGACGCCTGGGAGCGGCCGCCGTCCGGTGACGACGCCCGCGTGGTGCCCATCCGGATGCGCGGCCGCATCTTCGGGATGCTGTACCTCGCTCCCAAACCGGACGGTGAGGAGTTCACCGAATCCGAGAACGACCTGCTCGTCGCGCTCACCGCGGCGGCCGGTGTGGTGATCGAGAACGCCGCGCTGTTCGACCAGGTGCAGCGGCGTGAGCGCTGGCTCGAAGCCTCGTACCACGTCACCGGGGCGCTCCTGACCGACCAGGATCTGACCGCGACCCTCCGCCTGATCGCCGAACGCGCCCGCGTCGTCGCCGGTGGCACCGCGGGCGCGGTGGCCCGCCCGCGCGGTGACGGGCACTTGGTCTTCGAGATCGTCGAGCCGCCGGGCCCGGACTCGGACCGGCTCGCCGGGATCGCCGTGCCGGCCGAGGGCACCGCGACCGGGCTGGCGTTCACCACCGGAAAACCCGTCGTGGTGCGGGATTACGGGGAGAAGGTGGTCGAGTACCAGGGCGGTCGCGGCGCCGTGATGCCCGCGGCGATCAAGGACCTCGACTCCACGGTCGCCGTCCCGCTGATCGTCGGCGAGGAGAAACTCGGGGTCCTGCTGGTGGCGAAGTTCCGCGACCGGACCCCGTTCTCCGCCTACGACGTCCAGCTCGCCGAGACCTTCGCCGCGCACGCCGCCCTCGCGGTCGAATTCGCTCGCGCGCAACAGGACAGGCAGCGGCTCGCCGTCTTCGAAGACCGCGACCGGATCGCCCGCGACCTCCACGACCTGGTGATCCAGCGGCTGTTCGCGATCGGGCTCGGGCTGGAGGGGCTCAGCAGGCTCGCGAGCGAACCCGCCGTCGCCGACCGGGTGACCGGCTTCGCGCACGAGATCGACCGCACCATCCGCGAGATCCGCAACAGCATCTTCTCCCTACAGGAACCGGCGGAGGCACAGGGCAGCCTCCGGTCGGAGCTGCTGAGGGTCGCGCTCGACGCGGGCTGCGCGTCGGAACCCCGGGTCGGGTTCGACGGGCCGCTCGATTCGACGGTGCCGGACACGGTCCGCACGGACCTCATCGCGACACTGCGCGAGGCACTGTCCAATGTGGTCAGACACGCCGCGGCGACGACGGTCTCGGTCGACGTCGCGGTCGACCGGGACGGGCGATGGCTCGAACTCTCGGTGGTGGACGACGGTGTCGGCATGCCAGCCGAGCCCGGGCATCGCAGCGGGGTGACGAACCTCGCCGAACGCGCGGCCCGCTGGAACGGGACGTTCCGGGTCGCGGCGAGACCCGAAGGCGGGACGAGGCTCGACTGGTCGGTGGAGCTGCCGGCCCGACAGGGGAGTGTGGGATGA
- a CDS encoding bile acid:sodium symporter family protein, whose product MGSAMFSILLPVALALVMFGLGLTLTVGDFTRVLKYPKAAVIALVCQMIVLPVICVGLILLFGLEGVLAVGMMLLVASPGGTSANLFSHLAGGDVALNVTLTAINSVLAVFTLPLVVGLSMAGFLDGGGSVGLQPAKFVQVFAIVLIPVVVGMAVRSRFTAWAERMRKPVKIGSAVVLVLVIAAAIAQEFRTLVDNIGTLGPVALALSVLSLAIGYYVPRLFRVDRGQAIASAMEIGVHNATLAIAVAYSVLGDKAMAVPAGVYGVLMFLPAGIAAFLLSRSKESAPV is encoded by the coding sequence ATGGGTTCGGCGATGTTTTCGATCCTCCTGCCGGTAGCGCTGGCGCTCGTCATGTTCGGGCTGGGGCTGACCCTGACCGTCGGCGACTTCACGCGGGTGCTGAAGTACCCGAAGGCCGCCGTCATCGCGCTGGTGTGCCAGATGATCGTGCTGCCCGTGATCTGCGTCGGCCTCATCCTGCTGTTCGGCCTCGAAGGCGTGCTCGCGGTCGGCATGATGCTGCTCGTCGCCTCGCCCGGCGGAACGTCGGCGAACCTGTTCAGTCACCTCGCCGGTGGCGACGTCGCCCTCAACGTCACGCTCACGGCGATCAACTCCGTGCTGGCCGTGTTCACCCTGCCGCTGGTGGTCGGCCTGTCGATGGCCGGATTCCTCGACGGCGGCGGCTCGGTCGGGCTCCAGCCCGCGAAGTTCGTGCAGGTCTTCGCGATCGTGCTGATCCCGGTCGTGGTCGGGATGGCCGTGCGGAGCCGGTTCACCGCCTGGGCCGAGCGGATGCGCAAACCGGTCAAGATCGGCTCCGCCGTGGTGCTCGTGCTGGTGATCGCGGCCGCGATCGCGCAGGAATTCCGGACGCTGGTGGACAACATCGGCACCCTCGGGCCGGTGGCGCTGGCGCTTTCCGTGCTCAGCCTCGCGATCGGGTACTACGTGCCGCGGCTGTTCCGGGTGGACCGCGGGCAGGCGATCGCGTCCGCCATGGAGATCGGTGTCCACAACGCCACCCTCGCGATCGCCGTGGCGTATTCCGTGCTCGGCGACAAGGCGATGGCCGTGCCCGCCGGGGTCTACGGCGTGCTCATGTTCCTGCCCGCCGGGATCGCGGCCTTCCTGTTGTCCCGCAGCAAGGAGAGCGCGCCGGTCTGA
- a CDS encoding cellulose binding domain-containing protein — MGLSAAAATAGAVLVIAPASAAGGVGAAFSKGSDWGSGWEGKYTISNNSGSSLPAWTVEFDLPAGHSIASLWDGSYSVSGQHVTVKNTWNGNLSNGGSTSFGFNVKYSGGYVAPANCKINGGSCDPGGGTTTTPTTPTSTTTTSPTTTTSNPPLPGGRGAPYLYMGWGSPPNPQTVMNATGIKWFTMAFILSSGGCNPAWDGSRPLQGGVDANAIAQIKAAGGQIVPSFGGWSGNKLGPNCSTPEALAGAYQKVIDAYSLKAIDIDIENTDEFENAAVQDRVLNALKIVKANNPGIQTILTFGTTTTGPNFWGQRLIDQSKALNAGIDVYTIMPFDFGGGADMYGNTINAANGLRDKLKSAFGWDDATAYAHLGISGMNGLSDQRELTSLDTWTRITNWSKTNKIARLAFWSTNRDRGCPNGGVAENCSGIAQNDWDFTRITAGF; from the coding sequence ATCGGCCTGTCCGCCGCTGCCGCAACGGCCGGCGCGGTCCTCGTGATCGCGCCGGCCTCCGCGGCCGGCGGCGTCGGCGCCGCCTTCAGCAAGGGCTCCGATTGGGGCTCGGGCTGGGAAGGCAAGTACACGATCAGCAACAACTCGGGTTCGAGCCTTCCCGCCTGGACGGTCGAATTCGACCTCCCCGCGGGGCACTCGATCGCTTCGCTGTGGGACGGCAGCTACTCGGTCTCCGGGCAGCACGTGACAGTGAAGAACACCTGGAATGGCAACCTTTCCAACGGCGGTTCCACCAGCTTCGGCTTCAACGTCAAGTATTCCGGCGGCTATGTCGCCCCGGCGAACTGCAAGATCAACGGTGGTTCGTGCGATCCGGGCGGTGGCACGACCACGACGCCGACCACCCCCACCAGCACGACCACGACCTCTCCGACGACGACCACGAGCAACCCGCCGCTGCCCGGCGGCCGTGGCGCGCCGTACCTGTACATGGGCTGGGGCAGCCCGCCGAACCCGCAGACCGTCATGAACGCGACCGGGATCAAGTGGTTCACGATGGCGTTCATCCTGTCGTCCGGGGGCTGCAATCCGGCTTGGGACGGCAGCCGTCCGCTGCAGGGCGGCGTCGACGCGAACGCGATCGCGCAGATCAAGGCCGCGGGCGGGCAGATCGTGCCGTCCTTCGGCGGCTGGAGCGGCAACAAGCTCGGCCCGAACTGCTCGACGCCGGAAGCGCTCGCCGGCGCCTACCAGAAGGTGATCGACGCCTACAGTCTCAAGGCGATCGACATCGACATCGAGAACACCGACGAGTTCGAGAACGCGGCCGTGCAGGACCGTGTGCTGAACGCGCTGAAGATCGTGAAGGCGAACAACCCCGGCATCCAGACCATCCTCACCTTCGGCACGACGACCACCGGCCCGAACTTCTGGGGCCAGCGGCTGATCGACCAGTCGAAGGCGCTGAACGCCGGGATCGACGTCTACACGATCATGCCGTTCGACTTCGGTGGCGGCGCGGACATGTACGGCAACACGATCAACGCCGCGAACGGGCTGCGGGACAAGCTGAAGTCGGCCTTCGGGTGGGACGACGCCACGGCGTACGCCCACCTGGGCATCAGCGGGATGAACGGCCTTTCGGACCAGCGGGAACTGACGAGTCTCGACACCTGGACCCGGATCACGAACTGGTCGAAGACCAACAAGATCGCCCGGCTGGCGTTCTGGTCGACCAACCGTGACCGGGGCTGCCCGAACGGCGGGGTCGCCGAGAACTGCAGCGGAATCGCACAGAACGACTGGGACTTCACGCGGATCACCGCGGGCTTCTGA
- a CDS encoding response regulator transcription factor, whose protein sequence is MTISVFLLDDHELVRTGLKTVFEAEDDFTVVGEAATAAEAYVRIPAVKPQVAVLDVRLPDGEGVSVCREIRASVDPPPACLMLTSYSDDDALFGAIMAGAAGYMLKQVSGGALVKAVRTVAAGGSLLDSTLTASVMNRLRGETDLPDPRYEQLSPQERRVLDHIADGLTNRQIAEKLYLAEKTVKNYVSSLLHKLGFERRTAAAVYATQRRKPTS, encoded by the coding sequence ATGACGATTTCGGTGTTCCTCCTGGACGATCACGAACTCGTCCGCACCGGGCTCAAGACCGTCTTCGAGGCCGAGGACGACTTCACCGTGGTCGGCGAAGCCGCCACGGCCGCCGAGGCGTATGTGCGGATCCCCGCGGTCAAACCGCAGGTCGCGGTGCTCGACGTCCGGCTGCCGGACGGTGAGGGAGTGAGCGTCTGCCGGGAGATCCGGGCGTCCGTCGACCCGCCGCCCGCCTGCCTGATGCTGACGTCCTATTCGGACGACGACGCGTTGTTCGGCGCGATCATGGCGGGCGCGGCGGGCTACATGCTCAAGCAGGTCTCCGGCGGTGCGCTCGTCAAGGCCGTCCGTACGGTCGCCGCGGGCGGGTCGCTGCTGGACAGCACGCTGACGGCGTCGGTGATGAACCGGCTGCGCGGCGAGACCGACCTCCCGGACCCGCGATACGAACAGCTGAGCCCGCAGGAGCGGCGGGTGCTCGACCATATCGCCGACGGGCTGACCAACCGCCAGATCGCGGAAAAGCTGTACCTGGCGGAGAAGACGGTCAAGAACTACGTGTCGTCCCTGCTGCACAAGCTCGGTTTCGAACGCCGCACCGCCGCCGCCGTCTACGCCACCCAACGCCGTAAGCCCACTTCCTAG